The Litchfieldia alkalitelluris genome has a window encoding:
- a CDS encoding glycosyltransferase family 4 protein, which produces MKKIAVFTDTYFPDVNGVARTLKRLTNYFECNNIQFRVFAPESTRDSFFEQEIYRFTSLPFFLYPECRMGLPNLSKIKQELLAFQPELIHIATPFNIGLTGLHFAKKLDIPVVGSYHTDFDRYLEYYDLQFLSRLLWKYMHWFHASFQKLFVPSNETYHQLKRHGFTNLSIWPRGVDCNQFHPYHNKAESSLKYQIDVPYVLTYVGRLAPEKNIDTLIKIATSLPPSINDKVHWLIVGEGPSMEEMRNQAPSNMTFTGYLSGKELSSVYAYSDLFIFPSTTETFGNVVLESLASGTPVIGANAGGVKDIIQHDCTGVLCNPNQINEYIEAISKLICNTELRKKMESAGRRYALTQSWGQIFSRLVNEYDYVLSSIENRKYA; this is translated from the coding sequence ATGAAGAAAATAGCGGTTTTTACTGACACTTACTTTCCTGATGTTAACGGTGTTGCTCGCACTTTAAAACGATTAACAAACTATTTTGAGTGTAATAACATTCAATTTAGAGTGTTTGCACCTGAAAGCACAAGGGACTCATTTTTTGAACAAGAAATATACCGCTTTACAAGTCTCCCATTTTTCTTATATCCCGAATGTCGTATGGGCTTACCAAATCTCTCAAAAATTAAACAAGAACTACTTGCCTTTCAGCCAGAACTAATTCATATAGCCACCCCATTTAATATCGGACTTACAGGTTTACATTTCGCAAAAAAACTAGATATCCCTGTCGTTGGTTCTTATCATACTGATTTTGACCGATACCTTGAATATTATGACCTTCAATTTCTATCTCGTCTTCTTTGGAAATATATGCACTGGTTTCACGCTAGTTTCCAAAAGCTTTTCGTCCCTTCAAACGAAACCTACCATCAATTAAAAAGACACGGATTTACAAATCTTAGTATTTGGCCAAGAGGTGTTGATTGCAATCAATTTCACCCCTACCATAATAAAGCTGAAAGCTCATTAAAATATCAGATTGATGTACCATATGTTCTTACATATGTAGGTCGGCTTGCTCCAGAAAAAAATATTGATACATTAATTAAAATTGCTACCTCACTTCCCCCCTCTATTAATGACAAGGTTCACTGGCTAATTGTAGGGGAAGGTCCATCAATGGAGGAAATGCGTAACCAAGCTCCAAGCAATATGACATTCACCGGATATTTGAGCGGCAAGGAGTTATCAAGTGTATATGCTTATTCAGACTTGTTTATATTTCCTTCAACAACAGAGACTTTCGGGAATGTAGTACTTGAATCGCTTGCTTCAGGTACACCTGTTATTGGTGCAAATGCAGGAGGTGTCAAAGACATCATTCAGCATGATTGCACTGGTGTATTATGTAATCCTAATCAAATTAATGAATATATTGAGGCAATTAGTAAATTAATTTGCAATACTGAATTAAGAAAAAAGATGGAAAGTGCAGGCCGGAGATATGCCCTAACACAGTCATGGGGTCAGATTTTTTCTCGACTAGTGAACGAATACGATTATGTCCTATCCTCCATAGAAAATAGGAAATATGCATAA